Proteins encoded by one window of Babylonia areolata isolate BAREFJ2019XMU chromosome 8, ASM4173473v1, whole genome shotgun sequence:
- the LOC143284961 gene encoding uncharacterized protein LOC143284961, with amino-acid sequence MPKKFKEPTRGQISSRHYVDNPPHAATSSPRLLSEEKEEGKETEEKTPLSDPSEERRGPSAAAVGVGMGMEGEEFDEDFPAFLMVRKTNRLEERDHWKWQVTSLLAVTMAWAVLWLPSHLFVFADKLGLGWNLPDGARIAAVVVGYTHAALMPLLWLLHKPIRAAVLAFIFCRCCQDDDDDEVFDDSIEFQDVGPYRQAGVPVGVPARPDAAAGVSGSASAPPPPHDPAGTAAAQGSA; translated from the exons ATGCCAAAGAAGTTCAAAGAGCCCACA CGAGGTCAGATCAGTTCCAGGCATTATGTGGACAATCCTCCCCACGCTGCCACAAGCTCTCCTCGGCTCCTcagtgaggagaaggaggaggggaaagagacggAGGAGAAGACACCGCTGAGCGACCCCTCCGAGGAGAGACGCGGACCGTCGGCAGCAgccgtgggggtggggatggggatggagggggaggagttcGACGAGGATTTCCCTGCCTTCCTCATGGTGAGGAAGACGAACAGGCTTGAGGAGAGGGATCACTGGAAATGGCAG GTGACGTCCCTGCTGGCGGTGACGATGGCCTGGGCCGTGCTGTGGCTGCCCTCACACCTCTTCGTCTTCGCCGACAAGCTGGGGCTGGGCTGGAACCTTCCGGACGGAGCCCGCATTGCCGCCGTCGTCGTCGGCTACACGCACGCCGCCCTCATGCCGCTGCTATGGCTGCTGCACAAGCCCATCAGGGCCGCTGTCCTCGCCTTCATCTTCTGTCGCTGCTGccaggatgacgacgacgacgaagtgtTTGACGATTCTATCGAGTTCCAGGACGTGGGACCTTACAGGCAGGCGGGGGTGCCTGTTGGTGTGCCTGCTCGGCCTGACGCGGCCGCCGGGGTTAGTGGGTCGGCGAGTGCTCCTCCCCCGCCACATGACCCAGCGGGTACTGCTGCGGCGCAAGGCAGTGCTTGA
- the LOC143284503 gene encoding uncharacterized protein LOC143284503 → MWTHNATWRGQDGGRVAWLEAVGGVMGVLAVLTVVLNVLLLACILLHAPSRSRSFHLHIVNMAAAAILQGAGVLPLWTHFLMLGTWLHGDSVCRWWLAADTMATSVSALAIVVTACDRFIYLLCWRFVKEGGKYVTSFLLLFLSWLLALTLTLTLTLMIADPVSSSGSRMGMQSGGLCNWGREKAGRMAAARLVMYALGAGLGAGLCLALVTLPCLGRGDLLPIDENEEELAFRRRKSSRLHGHEETVKKNKNKKTEKKRNPPHAATSSPPLLSEEKEEGKETEEKTPLSDPSEERRGPSAAAVGVGMGMEGEEFDEDFPAFLMVRKTNRLEERDHWKWQVTSLLAVTMAWAVLWLPSHLFVFADKLGLGWNLPDGARIAAVVVGYTHAALMPLLWLLHKPIRAAVLAFIFCRCCQDDDDDEVFDDSIEFQDVGPYRQAGVPVGVPARPDAAAGVSGSASAPPPPHDPAGTAAAQGSA, encoded by the exons ATGTGGACGCACAACGCCACGTGGCGGGGGCAGGACGGGGGCCGGGTGGCGTGGCTGGAGGCGGTGGGCGGGGTGATGGGGGTGCTGGCCGTGCTGACGGTGGTGCTCAACGTGCTGCTGCTGGCCTGCATCCTGCTGCACGCGCCCTCCCGCTCGCGCTCCTTCCACCTGCACATCGTCAACATGGCCGCCGCCGCCATCCtgcag GGCGCCGGCGTGCTGCCGTTGTGGACGCACTTCCTTATGCTGGGTACCTGGCTGCACGGAGACTCGGTGTGCCGCTGGTGGCTGGCTGCCGATACCATGGCAACCAGTGTCTCAGCCTTGGCCATCGTGGTGACTGCCTGTGACAG GTTCATCTACCTGCTGTGCTGGCGCTTCGTGAAGGAGGGCGGCAAGTACGTCACCAgcttcctgctcctcttcctgtcCTGGCTGCTGGCCTTGACCCtcaccctgaccctgaccttgatGATAGCGGACCCAGTCTCCTCCAGCGGAAGCCGCATGGGGATGCAGAGCGGGGGTCTGTGCAACTGGGGGCGGGAAAAGGCCGGGAGGATGGCGGCCGCCCGTCTGGTGATGTACGCgctgggggcggggctgggggcggggctgTGCCTGGCCTTGGTCACCCTGCCCTGTCTGGGGCGGGGCGACCTCCTGCCCATCGACGAGAACGAAGAGGAGCTGGCCTTCCGGAGGAGGAAGTCCTCCCGCCTGCACGGACACGAGGAGAcggtgaagaagaacaagaacaagaagacggagaagaaaagaaatcctcCCCACGCTGCCACAAGCTCTCCTCCGCTCCTcagtgaggagaaggaggaggggaaggagacggaggagaagacACCGCTGAGCGACCCCTCCGAGGAGAGACGCGGACCGTCGGCAGCAgccgtgggggtggggatggggatggagggggaggagttcGACGAGGATTTCCCTGCCTTCCTCATGGTGAGGAAGACGAACAGGCTTGAGGAGAGGGATCACTGGAAATGGCAG GTGACGTCCCTGCTGGCGGTGACGATGGCCTGGGCCGTGCTGTGGCTGCCCTCACACCTCTTCGTCTTCGCCGACAAGCTGGGGCTGGGCTGGAACCTTCCGGACGGAGCCCGCATCGCCGCCGTCGTCGTCGGCTACACGCACGCCGCCCTCATGCCGCTGCTATGGCTGCTGCACAAGCCCATCAGGGCCGCTGTCCTCGCCTTCATCTTCTGTCGCTGCTGccaggatgacgacgacgacgaagtgtTTGACGATTCTATCGAGTTCCAGGACGTGGGACCTTACAGGCAGGCGGGGGTGCCTGTTGGTGTGCCTGCTAGGCCTGACGCGGCCGCCGGGGTTAGTGGGTCGGCGAGTGCTCCTCCCCCGCCACATGACCCAGCGGGTACTGCTGCGGCGCAAGGCAGTGCTTGA